A part of Gossypium hirsutum isolate 1008001.06 chromosome A07, Gossypium_hirsutum_v2.1, whole genome shotgun sequence genomic DNA contains:
- the LOC107955282 gene encoding chloroplastic group IIB intron splicing facilitator CRS2-B, chloroplastic, with the protein MLHAISVPNTCILCPRSRCFGQRNRGSTRFCLRASLPDNNGGFKVEYTPWLVVGLGNPGNKYHGTRHNVGFEMIDQISQSEGIALNTIQSKALVGIGAIGEVPILLAKPQAYMNFSGESVGPLAAYYQVPLRHILLIYDEMSLPNGVLRLQPKGGHGHHNGVKSVMGHLDGSREFPRLCIGIGNPPGAMDMKAYLLQKFSPAERNQIDEALEQGVEAVRTLVLNGFNQKITRFNLGQKYKHHKV; encoded by the exons ATGTTGCATGCAATCTCTGTTCCAAACACTTGCATTTTGTGTCCAAGAAGCCGGTGTTTTGGTCAAAGGAATCGAGGATCAACAAGGTTTTGTTTGCGTGCTTCTTTGCCAGATAATAATGGTGGATTTAAAGTGGAGTATACACCATGGTTGGTTGTTGGATTGGGTAACCCTGGAAATAAGTACCATGGAACTCGACACAAT GTTGGTTTTGAAATGATTGATCAAATTTCACAATCGGAAGGGATTGCATTGAATACTATACAGTCAAAAGCTTTAGTAGGGATAg GTGCCATTGGAGAAGTACCAATTTTGTTGGCAAAACCTCAGGCATACATGAATTTCAGTGGGGAATCG GTTgggcctcttgctgcttattatCAAGTACCCCTGCGTCACATTTTATTG ATATATGACGAGATGAGCTTGCCAAATGGAGTTCTGAGGCTTCAGCCAAAAGGAGGACATGGGCATCATAATGG AGTGAAGAGTGTGATGGGGCATTTGGATGGCAGTCGTGAGTTTCCTCGGTTGTGCATAG GCATTGGAAATCCACCTGGTGCTATGGACATGAAAGCTTATCTTCTACAGAAGTTCAGTCCTGCGGAACGAAATCAG ATTGATGAAGCACTGGAACAAGGAGTTGAGGCAGTGAGGACACTGGTGCTGAATGGATTCAACCAGAAAATCACAAGATTCAATTTAGGACAGAAGTACAAGCATCACAAAGTTTGA
- the LOC121203733 gene encoding uncharacterized protein — translation MAETSESLRRTQEPNPASLESLDPRYGAYAEPRETKLRMKSGMMQQEKEEIELKQMPTKKQVKFSSSVGVSRKGSSILAQSVSNFSATLRKENQKPPVRSGMELTPPLASGYNWTKENGVWPSNSRGMNLQMSGRRKEG, via the exons ATGGCAGAGACAAGTGAATCTTTGCGGCGAACCCAAGAGCCAAACCCCGCTTCTTTGGAGTCTCT GGATCCCAGATACGGAGCTTATGCAGAGCCGAGAGAAACAAAGCTGAGAATGAAGAGTGGGATGATGCAACAAGAAAAGGAAGAAATCGAACTTAAACAAATGCCGACGAAGAAACAAGTGAAGTTTAGTTCAAGTGTGGGGGTGTCGAGGAAAGGGTCCTCTATTTTGGCTCAATCGGTGTCTAATTTTTCAGCCACTTTAAGGAAAGAAAACCAAAAGCCACCAGTTAGGAGTGGGATGGAATTGACACCCCCATTAGCATCAGGGTATAACTGGACAAAAGAGAATGGGGTGTGGCCGTCGAATTCGAGGGGGATGAACCTGCAAATGTCGGGGAGAAGAAAGGAAGGATGA
- the LOC107955285 gene encoding 4-hydroxy-tetrahydrodipicolinate reductase 1, chloroplastic produces MASLLKASSNVFWSEKLPFLSRSKTRQGVVPKKVTFRSVPVALSLSTSTGTVEHDPISNSPDIAIPIMVNGCTGKMGKSVIQAADSAGLHVVPVSFDAEKNSGQTVELCGKKILVHGPSDRERILASVFQEHPNLIVVDYTVPAAVNDNAELYGKVGVPFVMGTTGGDRDQLYKTVEESKVYAVISPQMGKQVVAFLAAMEIMAEQFPGAFSGYSLQVMESHQAGKLDTSGTAKAIISCFQKLGVSFDMDQIQMIRDPKQQVDMVGVPEEHLSGHAFHLYHLTSPDQTVSFEFQHNVCGRSIYAEGTVDAVLFLTKKVKLKADKRIYNMIDVLREGNMR; encoded by the exons ATGGCTTCCCTCCTTAAGGCCTCTTCCAATGTATTTTGGTCCGAGAAGCTACCTTTCTTGTCTAGAAGCAAGACAAGACAAGGTGTTGTTCCAAAGAAAGTAACATTTCGTTCAGTTCCTGTCGCATTATCCTTGTCTACATCGACTGGAACCGTTGAACATGACCCAATATCTAATTCTCCGGACATTGCGATCCCAATCATg GTAAATGGTTGTACCGGTAAAATGGGAAAGTCTGTTATCCAAGCTGCCGATTCTGCTGGCCTTCATGTTGTTCCTGTGTCTTTTGATGCGGAGAAGAATTCTGGACAGACTGTTGAACTCTGTGGGAAAAAGATTCTTGTGCATGGTCCGTCTGATAGAGAAAGGATCCTTGCTTCTGTCTTTCAGGAGCATCCGAACCTTATCGTGGTGGACTACACTGTGCCTGCCGCAGTTAATG ATAATGCTGAGCTCTATGGCAAAGTTGGAGTACCTTTTGTTATGGGCACCACTGGTGGAGACAGGGATCAACTCTATAAGACTGTTGAAGAGTCAAAGGTTTATGCTGTGATCTCGCCACAAATGGGGAAACAG GTTGTTGCATTTCTTGCAGCCATGGAGATCATGGCTGAGCAGTTTCCTGGAGCCTTCTCTGGATATTCTCTACAG GTGATGGAGTCCCATCAAGCAGGCAAGTTGGACACCTCTGGTACTGCTAAGGCTATTATTTCTTGCTTTCAGAAATTGGGGGTGTCATTTGACATGGATCAG ATACAAATGATCCGGGATCCCAAGCAGCAGGTTGACATGGTGGGAGTACCAGAAGAGCATCTGTCCGGTCATGCTTTTCATTTGTATCATCTAACATCACCTGATCAAAC AGTGTCGTTTGAGTTTCAGCATAATGTTTGCGGCAGATCAATATATGCAGAGGGCACTGTTGATGCTGTACTTTTCCTTACTAAGAAG GTTAAGTTGAAGGCAGACAAGCGAATATATAATATGATTGACGTATTGCGGGAAGGTAACATGCGATAA